The Toxorhynchites rutilus septentrionalis strain SRP chromosome 3, ASM2978413v1, whole genome shotgun sequence genome includes a region encoding these proteins:
- the LOC129779766 gene encoding neprilysin-11-like isoform X2 codes for MQSNIDYYNQYLSSLNKIPTMEGSPPNNVMVSANNVEEAPTFKSIGSKLRPLLNRSKDGSYRVFCRRSLIFILLVAIVLLSSIIHIIHRYVRTRPNICHSKECLRAAAALKQNMNPRVDPCDDFYSYVCGNWADDHPRPKSHDSYNWYSERASKVYRNVRDHLETNITRSDPKPVAQAKTMYKACLNNADPSGEQYLKRTLKELGLPVYPSLLNLTKTPNQTMKFDWISSVAKIQRKLSKSVFIGFDIVPDHTNKSRNRLSLGYHLLPHMLNISAFNLSDLVLIKDGSSEENDDYISSMELSPGDIEERMLFLATEFTEFHNRLPNRTKSNETNIGYYTLQELQMLTDQYIAPREPLPFWQCYMDTVFAGIPEAMPTAEDKLQIDELDIEYLKKLIDVISREEPARIEVYVWINVVLFLFANFFVRAEGEQECSRVVQELMPPAVIHMIAKEDFLTKTKPRVKRMLREIRREFDQMVLNTDWMDVDTKNATLEKSKATISLIGHQEWFLDTRKLEQHYRGLQISDSNHLENCMNANQLLNSEKLRTWRDSNARDWTIHPLKVNAQYNFEHNVITIPVSMIQYPFYYLGLEALNYGGLGSTLGHELTHGFDRDGIRFDKHGNRESWWSVHSLQKYDERAACFVQQYNRYYVPEAKGFVNGNLTLGENIADNGGLREAFHAYQTYVKQHGPEPILPGFEEFTHNQLFFLSFGNICCGTLPLNASKGILDDVHSPFKFRVQGTLSNMEEFSAAFKCPLGSFMNPKNKCRIW; via the exons ATGCAGTCAAATATTGATTATTATAATCAATATTTATCATCAC TAAACAAAATTCCAACCATGGAAGGAAGCCCCCCGAATAATGTTATGG TTTCAGCCAACAACGTAGAAGAGGCTCCTACCTTTAAATCGATCGGATCCAAATTACGACCTCTGTTGAATAGGTCCAAAGATGG ATCATATCGAGTTTTTTGTCGCCGATCCCTCATATTTATTCTGCTGGTAGCGATCGTCCTTCTGTCATCAATCATCCACATCATTCACCGTTATG TGAGGACCCGACCGAACATTTGTCACAGCAAGGAATGTCTTCGTGCAGCAGCAGCCTTGAAACAGAACATGAACCCTCGTGTAGATCCCTGTGATGATTTCTACTCTTACGTCTGCGGTAACTGGGCCGACGATCATCCCCGACCGAAATCGCACGATTCCTACAATTGGTACAGCGAACGGGCGTCAAAGGTCTACCGGAACGTACGTGACCATCTGGAAACGAACATCACCCGGTCGGACCCTAAACCGGTGGCTCAGGCGAAAACGATGTACAAAGCATGTCTTAATAATG CTGATCCCAGCGGCGAACAATATCTCAAAAGGACCTTGAAGGAACTTGGACTCCCAGTGTATCCGTCTCTGTTAAACTTAACTAAAACTCCAAATCAAACTATGAAATTCGATTGGATAAGCTCGGTGGCGAAAATCCAACGAAAACTTTCGAAAAGCGTCTTTATTGGATTCGACATCGTGCCGGATCATACAAATAAGAGTCGTAACCGGCTATCTCTGGGATATCATTTATTACCACATATGCTGAATATCTC CGCTTTCAATTTGTCGGATCTGGTATTGATAAAAGACGGTTCGAGTGAAGAAAATGACGACTATATTAGTTCAATGGAGCTTAGCCCCGGTGATATAGAGGAAAGGATGTTATTCTTAGCTACAGAGTTCACGGAATTCCATAATAGATTGCCGAAC CGTACGAAGTCCAATGAGACAAATATAGGTTATTACACGCTGCAAGAATTGCAAATGTTAACCGATCAGTACATCGCACCTCGGGAACCACTTCCTTTCtggcagtgttatatggatactGTTTTCGCAGGAATACCAGAGGCAATGCCGACAGCGGAAGATAAGCTACAAATCGACGAGCTAGATATAGAGTATCTGAAGAAGCTTATCGATGTTATATCACGAGAAGAGCCCGCGCGAATTGAAGTATATGTTTGGATAAATGTTGTCTTATTTCTGTTTGCCAATTTTTTCGTCCGCGCCGAAGGAGAACAAGAATGCTCTAGGGTCGTACAGGAATTAATGCCCCCTGCGGTAATCCACATGATCGCTAAAGAAGACTTTCTGACAAAAACAAAACCACGCGTCAAACGGATGCTTCGGGAGATAAGAAGAGAGTTTGATCAAATGGTCCTGAACACGGACTGGATGGACGTTGACACCAAGAATGCCACCCTAGAGAAGTCTAAGGCCACGATTAGTTTGATAGGACATCAGGAgtggtttttggatacgagaaagTTAGAACAGCACTATCGTGGG TTACAGATCAGTGATAGCAATCATCTGGAAAATTGTATGAACGCGAATCAGCTTTTGAACAGTGAAAAACTGCGCACGTGGCGCGACAGCAACGCTAGAGATTGGACCATACATCCATTGAAAGTGAATGCTCAGTACAATTTTGAACACAATGTAATCA ccaTACCAGTGTCAATGATTCAGTATCCTTTCTACTACCTTGGACTAGA AGCCCTGAACTATGGTGGGTTGGGATCTACTCTAGGGCACGAATTGACCCATGGATTCGACAGAGATG GTATTCGTTTCGACAAGCACGGAAATAGAGAATCGTGGTGGTCGGTACATTCTTTGCAGAAATATGATGAACGAGCTGCCTGTTTCGTCCAGCAGTATAATCGATATTATGTTCCCGAGGCCAAAGGATTT GTCAATGGTAATCTGACCTTGGGTGAGAACATTGCTGACAACGGTGGCCTTCGGGAAGCATTTCACGCATATCAGACATACGTGAAGCAGCACGGTCCAGAACCAATCTTACCTGGCTTTGAGGAGTTTACGCACAACCAACTATTCTTCCTGTCATTCGGAAAT ATATGCTGTGGAACATTGCCACTCAATGCTTCAAAAGGGATCCTAGATGATGTACACTCTCCGTTCAAGTTTAGAGTTCAGGGAACTCTTAGTAATAT
- the LOC129779766 gene encoding neprilysin-11-like isoform X1 encodes MQSNIDYYNQYLSSLSSFHLNFNITFLVNKIPTMEGSPPNNVMVSANNVEEAPTFKSIGSKLRPLLNRSKDGSYRVFCRRSLIFILLVAIVLLSSIIHIIHRYVRTRPNICHSKECLRAAAALKQNMNPRVDPCDDFYSYVCGNWADDHPRPKSHDSYNWYSERASKVYRNVRDHLETNITRSDPKPVAQAKTMYKACLNNADPSGEQYLKRTLKELGLPVYPSLLNLTKTPNQTMKFDWISSVAKIQRKLSKSVFIGFDIVPDHTNKSRNRLSLGYHLLPHMLNISAFNLSDLVLIKDGSSEENDDYISSMELSPGDIEERMLFLATEFTEFHNRLPNRTKSNETNIGYYTLQELQMLTDQYIAPREPLPFWQCYMDTVFAGIPEAMPTAEDKLQIDELDIEYLKKLIDVISREEPARIEVYVWINVVLFLFANFFVRAEGEQECSRVVQELMPPAVIHMIAKEDFLTKTKPRVKRMLREIRREFDQMVLNTDWMDVDTKNATLEKSKATISLIGHQEWFLDTRKLEQHYRGLQISDSNHLENCMNANQLLNSEKLRTWRDSNARDWTIHPLKVNAQYNFEHNVITIPVSMIQYPFYYLGLEALNYGGLGSTLGHELTHGFDRDGIRFDKHGNRESWWSVHSLQKYDERAACFVQQYNRYYVPEAKGFVNGNLTLGENIADNGGLREAFHAYQTYVKQHGPEPILPGFEEFTHNQLFFLSFGNICCGTLPLNASKGILDDVHSPFKFRVQGTLSNMEEFSAAFKCPLGSFMNPKNKCRIW; translated from the exons ATGCAGTCAAATATTGATTATTATAATCAATATTTATCATCAC TTTCCAGCTTTCATCTCAATTTCAATATTACATTTTTAGTAAACAAAATTCCAACCATGGAAGGAAGCCCCCCGAATAATGTTATGG TTTCAGCCAACAACGTAGAAGAGGCTCCTACCTTTAAATCGATCGGATCCAAATTACGACCTCTGTTGAATAGGTCCAAAGATGG ATCATATCGAGTTTTTTGTCGCCGATCCCTCATATTTATTCTGCTGGTAGCGATCGTCCTTCTGTCATCAATCATCCACATCATTCACCGTTATG TGAGGACCCGACCGAACATTTGTCACAGCAAGGAATGTCTTCGTGCAGCAGCAGCCTTGAAACAGAACATGAACCCTCGTGTAGATCCCTGTGATGATTTCTACTCTTACGTCTGCGGTAACTGGGCCGACGATCATCCCCGACCGAAATCGCACGATTCCTACAATTGGTACAGCGAACGGGCGTCAAAGGTCTACCGGAACGTACGTGACCATCTGGAAACGAACATCACCCGGTCGGACCCTAAACCGGTGGCTCAGGCGAAAACGATGTACAAAGCATGTCTTAATAATG CTGATCCCAGCGGCGAACAATATCTCAAAAGGACCTTGAAGGAACTTGGACTCCCAGTGTATCCGTCTCTGTTAAACTTAACTAAAACTCCAAATCAAACTATGAAATTCGATTGGATAAGCTCGGTGGCGAAAATCCAACGAAAACTTTCGAAAAGCGTCTTTATTGGATTCGACATCGTGCCGGATCATACAAATAAGAGTCGTAACCGGCTATCTCTGGGATATCATTTATTACCACATATGCTGAATATCTC CGCTTTCAATTTGTCGGATCTGGTATTGATAAAAGACGGTTCGAGTGAAGAAAATGACGACTATATTAGTTCAATGGAGCTTAGCCCCGGTGATATAGAGGAAAGGATGTTATTCTTAGCTACAGAGTTCACGGAATTCCATAATAGATTGCCGAAC CGTACGAAGTCCAATGAGACAAATATAGGTTATTACACGCTGCAAGAATTGCAAATGTTAACCGATCAGTACATCGCACCTCGGGAACCACTTCCTTTCtggcagtgttatatggatactGTTTTCGCAGGAATACCAGAGGCAATGCCGACAGCGGAAGATAAGCTACAAATCGACGAGCTAGATATAGAGTATCTGAAGAAGCTTATCGATGTTATATCACGAGAAGAGCCCGCGCGAATTGAAGTATATGTTTGGATAAATGTTGTCTTATTTCTGTTTGCCAATTTTTTCGTCCGCGCCGAAGGAGAACAAGAATGCTCTAGGGTCGTACAGGAATTAATGCCCCCTGCGGTAATCCACATGATCGCTAAAGAAGACTTTCTGACAAAAACAAAACCACGCGTCAAACGGATGCTTCGGGAGATAAGAAGAGAGTTTGATCAAATGGTCCTGAACACGGACTGGATGGACGTTGACACCAAGAATGCCACCCTAGAGAAGTCTAAGGCCACGATTAGTTTGATAGGACATCAGGAgtggtttttggatacgagaaagTTAGAACAGCACTATCGTGGG TTACAGATCAGTGATAGCAATCATCTGGAAAATTGTATGAACGCGAATCAGCTTTTGAACAGTGAAAAACTGCGCACGTGGCGCGACAGCAACGCTAGAGATTGGACCATACATCCATTGAAAGTGAATGCTCAGTACAATTTTGAACACAATGTAATCA ccaTACCAGTGTCAATGATTCAGTATCCTTTCTACTACCTTGGACTAGA AGCCCTGAACTATGGTGGGTTGGGATCTACTCTAGGGCACGAATTGACCCATGGATTCGACAGAGATG GTATTCGTTTCGACAAGCACGGAAATAGAGAATCGTGGTGGTCGGTACATTCTTTGCAGAAATATGATGAACGAGCTGCCTGTTTCGTCCAGCAGTATAATCGATATTATGTTCCCGAGGCCAAAGGATTT GTCAATGGTAATCTGACCTTGGGTGAGAACATTGCTGACAACGGTGGCCTTCGGGAAGCATTTCACGCATATCAGACATACGTGAAGCAGCACGGTCCAGAACCAATCTTACCTGGCTTTGAGGAGTTTACGCACAACCAACTATTCTTCCTGTCATTCGGAAAT ATATGCTGTGGAACATTGCCACTCAATGCTTCAAAAGGGATCCTAGATGATGTACACTCTCCGTTCAAGTTTAGAGTTCAGGGAACTCTTAGTAATAT
- the LOC129779766 gene encoding neprilysin-11-like isoform X3, giving the protein MKYNFVNKIPTMEGSPPNNVMVSANNVEEAPTFKSIGSKLRPLLNRSKDGSYRVFCRRSLIFILLVAIVLLSSIIHIIHRYVRTRPNICHSKECLRAAAALKQNMNPRVDPCDDFYSYVCGNWADDHPRPKSHDSYNWYSERASKVYRNVRDHLETNITRSDPKPVAQAKTMYKACLNNADPSGEQYLKRTLKELGLPVYPSLLNLTKTPNQTMKFDWISSVAKIQRKLSKSVFIGFDIVPDHTNKSRNRLSLGYHLLPHMLNISAFNLSDLVLIKDGSSEENDDYISSMELSPGDIEERMLFLATEFTEFHNRLPNRTKSNETNIGYYTLQELQMLTDQYIAPREPLPFWQCYMDTVFAGIPEAMPTAEDKLQIDELDIEYLKKLIDVISREEPARIEVYVWINVVLFLFANFFVRAEGEQECSRVVQELMPPAVIHMIAKEDFLTKTKPRVKRMLREIRREFDQMVLNTDWMDVDTKNATLEKSKATISLIGHQEWFLDTRKLEQHYRGLQISDSNHLENCMNANQLLNSEKLRTWRDSNARDWTIHPLKVNAQYNFEHNVITIPVSMIQYPFYYLGLEALNYGGLGSTLGHELTHGFDRDGIRFDKHGNRESWWSVHSLQKYDERAACFVQQYNRYYVPEAKGFVNGNLTLGENIADNGGLREAFHAYQTYVKQHGPEPILPGFEEFTHNQLFFLSFGNICCGTLPLNASKGILDDVHSPFKFRVQGTLSNMEEFSAAFKCPLGSFMNPKNKCRIW; this is encoded by the exons atgaaatataattttg TAAACAAAATTCCAACCATGGAAGGAAGCCCCCCGAATAATGTTATGG TTTCAGCCAACAACGTAGAAGAGGCTCCTACCTTTAAATCGATCGGATCCAAATTACGACCTCTGTTGAATAGGTCCAAAGATGG ATCATATCGAGTTTTTTGTCGCCGATCCCTCATATTTATTCTGCTGGTAGCGATCGTCCTTCTGTCATCAATCATCCACATCATTCACCGTTATG TGAGGACCCGACCGAACATTTGTCACAGCAAGGAATGTCTTCGTGCAGCAGCAGCCTTGAAACAGAACATGAACCCTCGTGTAGATCCCTGTGATGATTTCTACTCTTACGTCTGCGGTAACTGGGCCGACGATCATCCCCGACCGAAATCGCACGATTCCTACAATTGGTACAGCGAACGGGCGTCAAAGGTCTACCGGAACGTACGTGACCATCTGGAAACGAACATCACCCGGTCGGACCCTAAACCGGTGGCTCAGGCGAAAACGATGTACAAAGCATGTCTTAATAATG CTGATCCCAGCGGCGAACAATATCTCAAAAGGACCTTGAAGGAACTTGGACTCCCAGTGTATCCGTCTCTGTTAAACTTAACTAAAACTCCAAATCAAACTATGAAATTCGATTGGATAAGCTCGGTGGCGAAAATCCAACGAAAACTTTCGAAAAGCGTCTTTATTGGATTCGACATCGTGCCGGATCATACAAATAAGAGTCGTAACCGGCTATCTCTGGGATATCATTTATTACCACATATGCTGAATATCTC CGCTTTCAATTTGTCGGATCTGGTATTGATAAAAGACGGTTCGAGTGAAGAAAATGACGACTATATTAGTTCAATGGAGCTTAGCCCCGGTGATATAGAGGAAAGGATGTTATTCTTAGCTACAGAGTTCACGGAATTCCATAATAGATTGCCGAAC CGTACGAAGTCCAATGAGACAAATATAGGTTATTACACGCTGCAAGAATTGCAAATGTTAACCGATCAGTACATCGCACCTCGGGAACCACTTCCTTTCtggcagtgttatatggatactGTTTTCGCAGGAATACCAGAGGCAATGCCGACAGCGGAAGATAAGCTACAAATCGACGAGCTAGATATAGAGTATCTGAAGAAGCTTATCGATGTTATATCACGAGAAGAGCCCGCGCGAATTGAAGTATATGTTTGGATAAATGTTGTCTTATTTCTGTTTGCCAATTTTTTCGTCCGCGCCGAAGGAGAACAAGAATGCTCTAGGGTCGTACAGGAATTAATGCCCCCTGCGGTAATCCACATGATCGCTAAAGAAGACTTTCTGACAAAAACAAAACCACGCGTCAAACGGATGCTTCGGGAGATAAGAAGAGAGTTTGATCAAATGGTCCTGAACACGGACTGGATGGACGTTGACACCAAGAATGCCACCCTAGAGAAGTCTAAGGCCACGATTAGTTTGATAGGACATCAGGAgtggtttttggatacgagaaagTTAGAACAGCACTATCGTGGG TTACAGATCAGTGATAGCAATCATCTGGAAAATTGTATGAACGCGAATCAGCTTTTGAACAGTGAAAAACTGCGCACGTGGCGCGACAGCAACGCTAGAGATTGGACCATACATCCATTGAAAGTGAATGCTCAGTACAATTTTGAACACAATGTAATCA ccaTACCAGTGTCAATGATTCAGTATCCTTTCTACTACCTTGGACTAGA AGCCCTGAACTATGGTGGGTTGGGATCTACTCTAGGGCACGAATTGACCCATGGATTCGACAGAGATG GTATTCGTTTCGACAAGCACGGAAATAGAGAATCGTGGTGGTCGGTACATTCTTTGCAGAAATATGATGAACGAGCTGCCTGTTTCGTCCAGCAGTATAATCGATATTATGTTCCCGAGGCCAAAGGATTT GTCAATGGTAATCTGACCTTGGGTGAGAACATTGCTGACAACGGTGGCCTTCGGGAAGCATTTCACGCATATCAGACATACGTGAAGCAGCACGGTCCAGAACCAATCTTACCTGGCTTTGAGGAGTTTACGCACAACCAACTATTCTTCCTGTCATTCGGAAAT ATATGCTGTGGAACATTGCCACTCAATGCTTCAAAAGGGATCCTAGATGATGTACACTCTCCGTTCAAGTTTAGAGTTCAGGGAACTCTTAGTAATAT
- the LOC129779766 gene encoding neprilysin-11-like isoform X4, with protein MEGSPPNNVMVSANNVEEAPTFKSIGSKLRPLLNRSKDGSYRVFCRRSLIFILLVAIVLLSSIIHIIHRYVRTRPNICHSKECLRAAAALKQNMNPRVDPCDDFYSYVCGNWADDHPRPKSHDSYNWYSERASKVYRNVRDHLETNITRSDPKPVAQAKTMYKACLNNADPSGEQYLKRTLKELGLPVYPSLLNLTKTPNQTMKFDWISSVAKIQRKLSKSVFIGFDIVPDHTNKSRNRLSLGYHLLPHMLNISAFNLSDLVLIKDGSSEENDDYISSMELSPGDIEERMLFLATEFTEFHNRLPNRTKSNETNIGYYTLQELQMLTDQYIAPREPLPFWQCYMDTVFAGIPEAMPTAEDKLQIDELDIEYLKKLIDVISREEPARIEVYVWINVVLFLFANFFVRAEGEQECSRVVQELMPPAVIHMIAKEDFLTKTKPRVKRMLREIRREFDQMVLNTDWMDVDTKNATLEKSKATISLIGHQEWFLDTRKLEQHYRGLQISDSNHLENCMNANQLLNSEKLRTWRDSNARDWTIHPLKVNAQYNFEHNVITIPVSMIQYPFYYLGLEALNYGGLGSTLGHELTHGFDRDGIRFDKHGNRESWWSVHSLQKYDERAACFVQQYNRYYVPEAKGFVNGNLTLGENIADNGGLREAFHAYQTYVKQHGPEPILPGFEEFTHNQLFFLSFGNICCGTLPLNASKGILDDVHSPFKFRVQGTLSNMEEFSAAFKCPLGSFMNPKNKCRIW; from the exons ATGGAAGGAAGCCCCCCGAATAATGTTATGG TTTCAGCCAACAACGTAGAAGAGGCTCCTACCTTTAAATCGATCGGATCCAAATTACGACCTCTGTTGAATAGGTCCAAAGATGG ATCATATCGAGTTTTTTGTCGCCGATCCCTCATATTTATTCTGCTGGTAGCGATCGTCCTTCTGTCATCAATCATCCACATCATTCACCGTTATG TGAGGACCCGACCGAACATTTGTCACAGCAAGGAATGTCTTCGTGCAGCAGCAGCCTTGAAACAGAACATGAACCCTCGTGTAGATCCCTGTGATGATTTCTACTCTTACGTCTGCGGTAACTGGGCCGACGATCATCCCCGACCGAAATCGCACGATTCCTACAATTGGTACAGCGAACGGGCGTCAAAGGTCTACCGGAACGTACGTGACCATCTGGAAACGAACATCACCCGGTCGGACCCTAAACCGGTGGCTCAGGCGAAAACGATGTACAAAGCATGTCTTAATAATG CTGATCCCAGCGGCGAACAATATCTCAAAAGGACCTTGAAGGAACTTGGACTCCCAGTGTATCCGTCTCTGTTAAACTTAACTAAAACTCCAAATCAAACTATGAAATTCGATTGGATAAGCTCGGTGGCGAAAATCCAACGAAAACTTTCGAAAAGCGTCTTTATTGGATTCGACATCGTGCCGGATCATACAAATAAGAGTCGTAACCGGCTATCTCTGGGATATCATTTATTACCACATATGCTGAATATCTC CGCTTTCAATTTGTCGGATCTGGTATTGATAAAAGACGGTTCGAGTGAAGAAAATGACGACTATATTAGTTCAATGGAGCTTAGCCCCGGTGATATAGAGGAAAGGATGTTATTCTTAGCTACAGAGTTCACGGAATTCCATAATAGATTGCCGAAC CGTACGAAGTCCAATGAGACAAATATAGGTTATTACACGCTGCAAGAATTGCAAATGTTAACCGATCAGTACATCGCACCTCGGGAACCACTTCCTTTCtggcagtgttatatggatactGTTTTCGCAGGAATACCAGAGGCAATGCCGACAGCGGAAGATAAGCTACAAATCGACGAGCTAGATATAGAGTATCTGAAGAAGCTTATCGATGTTATATCACGAGAAGAGCCCGCGCGAATTGAAGTATATGTTTGGATAAATGTTGTCTTATTTCTGTTTGCCAATTTTTTCGTCCGCGCCGAAGGAGAACAAGAATGCTCTAGGGTCGTACAGGAATTAATGCCCCCTGCGGTAATCCACATGATCGCTAAAGAAGACTTTCTGACAAAAACAAAACCACGCGTCAAACGGATGCTTCGGGAGATAAGAAGAGAGTTTGATCAAATGGTCCTGAACACGGACTGGATGGACGTTGACACCAAGAATGCCACCCTAGAGAAGTCTAAGGCCACGATTAGTTTGATAGGACATCAGGAgtggtttttggatacgagaaagTTAGAACAGCACTATCGTGGG TTACAGATCAGTGATAGCAATCATCTGGAAAATTGTATGAACGCGAATCAGCTTTTGAACAGTGAAAAACTGCGCACGTGGCGCGACAGCAACGCTAGAGATTGGACCATACATCCATTGAAAGTGAATGCTCAGTACAATTTTGAACACAATGTAATCA ccaTACCAGTGTCAATGATTCAGTATCCTTTCTACTACCTTGGACTAGA AGCCCTGAACTATGGTGGGTTGGGATCTACTCTAGGGCACGAATTGACCCATGGATTCGACAGAGATG GTATTCGTTTCGACAAGCACGGAAATAGAGAATCGTGGTGGTCGGTACATTCTTTGCAGAAATATGATGAACGAGCTGCCTGTTTCGTCCAGCAGTATAATCGATATTATGTTCCCGAGGCCAAAGGATTT GTCAATGGTAATCTGACCTTGGGTGAGAACATTGCTGACAACGGTGGCCTTCGGGAAGCATTTCACGCATATCAGACATACGTGAAGCAGCACGGTCCAGAACCAATCTTACCTGGCTTTGAGGAGTTTACGCACAACCAACTATTCTTCCTGTCATTCGGAAAT ATATGCTGTGGAACATTGCCACTCAATGCTTCAAAAGGGATCCTAGATGATGTACACTCTCCGTTCAAGTTTAGAGTTCAGGGAACTCTTAGTAATAT